AAAGATTCCTTATGGTCCGTTGGATTCACACTCATAAGCTTGCAGGTCGAAACTTTTGGAACATTGATACTCAGCCAAACTCGAGTTGGAGTTGGCGGAAAATTCTTGATGTTCGTGAGCTAGTTAAAGGAAGATTTATTCATATTGTTAATAATGGTGAATTTACTTCTATGTGGTATGATATATGGTGTGACTTTGGCCCTCTTGCTGATTTAGTTTCGACTAGAATGATATACCACGAGGGTTCTGATCCTTCATTCTCAATAAAGGATATGGTTCTAGCAAATTATTTGAATTGGCCATCTAGTTGGTTGTCTCGTTTTCCCCAACTTGCTATGATTTCAGCCCCGGTTCTTTCCTTGGCCCCTGATGTTATTAAATGGCGTGATATTGATGGTAATTTACAGGATTTCTTGGTCCACCTTGTATGGGAGACTATTCGCAGCAAATCCACTCAGGTTCCGTGGGCCTCGGATGTTTGGTTTTCGAATAATATTCCTAAGCATCATTTTGTTATGTGGTTGCTTATGGGAGAAAAGTTAAAGACTCAAGACAAGCTTAAGCATTGGAAAGTTTCGGAGAATCAAGTTTTGCTTTGTTCGTTATGTGAGCAGGTTTCAGAATCTCATGACCATTTGTTCTTCAATTGCCCGTTTTCTCTTCAGGTTTGGAATCATGTGAAAAACCATATGGAATTTCCTATTTTTAGCAACTCATGGAAAGACTTTACATTGCTGGTTAGCCCGTTTGCTAAAAGAAGGATTGCTAGAAATATTATGGTCAAGTTGTTATACGCGGCTACAGTGTATAGTGTGTGGCAGGAGAGAAACAATCGCTTGTTTAAGAAGAAAAAGAGATCGGTGGATCAAGTTTATAAAGACATTTATGCTACTGTCAGATTGAAGTTAATGACCATCAATTGGAAGAAGACTCCTCAGACGCTAAGACTGAAGTCGGATTGGAAGATATCTTGAGTCTTTTTTATGTGAGCAGTTTGCTCTTGGGTTTATGTTTGGCTAGTTGTAGCTTGGTTTCTTGAGAGGTTATAGGATTCACCTGTAACCGTCTGTGCGTATTTGTAAACATTCGTTATTCTTTTTAATAAGATTCACCGGGTAAAACCCATTACCCAAaaaaaactaattaaagccgataaaatttgccgtgattgtaaaataaatttagccggagaaatatttaaaattgatttgatacccgtagaattatgaagttttgatgtaatagtcggcatggactggatgtccaaaataagagctgaagttgtgtgtgccaagaaggcaatttgcattcctcgtaaggatacaatgttagtaatgatttatggagagaatggtaactcaaagctaaaactcattagttgcttGAAAGtctaaaagtgcttgaagaaagggtgatatcttagcacatgttaataaagtcgaaatgaaggaaaaagagaagagcatcaatgacgtgcctgtggcaagagattttcctgaaatctttccggaagagttgtcgggattacctccatttagatctgtagaatttcaaatagatctagtaccaggagctgcacca
This genomic window from Rutidosis leptorrhynchoides isolate AG116_Rl617_1_P2 chromosome 2, CSIRO_AGI_Rlap_v1, whole genome shotgun sequence contains:
- the LOC139888478 gene encoding uncharacterized protein, encoding MVRWIHTHKLAGRNFWNIDTQPNSSWSWRKILDVRELVKGRFIHIVNNGEFTSMWYDIWCDFGPLADLVSTRMIYHEGSDPSFSIKDMVLANYLNWPSSWLSRFPQLAMISAPVLSLAPDVIKWRDIDGNLQDFLVHLVWETIRSKSTQVPWASDVWFSNNIPKHHFVMWLLMGEKLKTQDKLKHWKVSENQVLLCSLCEQVSESHDHLFFNCPFSLQVWNHVKNHMEFPIFSNSWKDFTLLVSPFAKRRIARNIMVKLLYAATVYSVWQERNNRLFKKKKRSVDQVYKDIYATVRLKLMTINWKKTPQTLRLKSDWKIS